Below is a genomic region from Chelmon rostratus isolate fCheRos1 chromosome 7, fCheRos1.pri, whole genome shotgun sequence.
GATTAATAAAAATAGACAAGAAAACTAGATATTACCACAAGAATATGTCACGTTTACCTCACAttatacattaaatatattgtttttaaatggaGTTCCGTTCCTGTAAATCTGGACGCATTTGTTAGTTATTTTGGCTTCATTTATCAAAGCGATTAGCCTAAATGAATAAAACGTcgatttattttgaaatatttaggATATTTTTCCAGACTGATCAAGCTACATATTGGGGATATTTTGGGGGGGAAATGTGACCCGAGCTTTAATCAGGTTTTATCTCCCAAACTGCGGAGCTTCTGGATTTTATAAACAGGCTGTCACTTCAAAAAGCAGGGACGTGAAGTGGTGTGGTCATAAATATACTGCTCAGCTTTGTAGTGTAGGACttggataacacacacatacacacacgcaggcgGACAGACACCACAGAcgggcgcgcgcacacacacacacacacacacacacacacacacacacgcacacacactcactcactcactcacacacacacgcaggttttgctgtgttgctgtcGCCTAATTGCGTGTAATATCTGACAATTACAATATTCCGCCTTGTCTGAGCGCTGTGTTTTTCCTGCGTCCCCGTCGCCTTCAGTGCCTCCTTTGTCAGATGAGTTCGAGCCTTGGATGATAATCTGATGTTGTGTTTCGGTTGAATCACGGCGTGTTGActccttgtgtgtttttctctgcaggaggaTGTTCCCTCCGTTCAAAGTGCGAATAAACGGGCTCGATAAAAAAGCCAAATACATCCTGCTGATGGACATCGTGGCGGCGGACGACTGCCGCTACAAGTTCCACAACTCCCGCTGGATGGTGGCGGGCAAGGCCGACCCGGAGATGCCCAAGAGGATGTATATCCACCCGGACAGCCCGGCCACCGGCGAGCAGTGGATGGCCAAGCCTGTTGCTTTCCATAAGCTCAAGCTGACCAACAACATCTCAGACAAACACGGATTTGTAAGCacagacattttttctttctcgaCTGAGCAGACATTTTTTCAGAGTTACTAAGAGTTTGCTGTTGGAGCCCAGAGGGCAGCGTGTTTTAGTCGTTTTATGATCAGATGAAAATGTTATAAAGCAGTGGGGAAAGTTGTAGCACCAGAATAATACGAGGAAACCGTcaggaaaaaaatatgaaataaatacaaactgaacacacagcatgtgCTGAATTCAAACTGCTGCAGGGAAACTATGAAAGAGACCGAGACAAGAAAAAAGATCTCGTTgagacaaagaaatgcatttaaaacattagTGCGAAAAACAGAATATGAGCGCTGGAGGGTGCGTAAAGGTGCGCGGCTGAACGTCTTTACATCCAAAGTTGTTGACACTTGGTCGCCACTTGACTTCCCACTGCCGCTGACATAGAGCTTATGTTTCCTCGCAGCTCTCCAGAATATTATCAGCCTGCGCTTCCTCCTCCCGCATCCATGTATCCACAGCCAGGCCGTgctccctgcagcagctcggGGCTGTGGAGCGCGTTTATCCTTTATTTCTAACCGAGCTCTTAttgggaagaaagaaaaacaaacatcatacCTGAGCTGAATGTTTGCAAGGCTGGGGGATTAAGTGGTGTATCATCAGATCGGGTCAGAGAGAAATGACGTGAAATGAGCTTGAATGGCCGAACTGACTGACGCGTctgaacacccccccccccccccccccccccccagcctgGAACAGTACACTGTAAGAAAGTGTAAAATAGATGTGTGCTGTTATTTTCTATTATATTCGTCTAGAATGTTTATAGTAAAGTCTGGATGCTGCAGTGACTGCATGTTTTATAGAAAATATTTCCCCCATTTATTTACcatgtatttcatattttcttacTGGTGTAATAATGTGCAGGAAGACTAAAAATAATGGGAGCAAATGATAAATGTGTGAGAAAGTCCGTGTGACTGGCAGGCAGTGTGCTTCCGACTGGaaacaaattcaacatttaCATGTCAGACTAAATTTGCAATCGGTTACAGGcaggatttcttttttctttttttttttttaacacaggtCGCATTTACACATCTGTTTGCTGCTTATGTATCATCTTGAAGTCGTAATGTTAATGTCTGAGCAGTCTGTTTTTTATGTGGAATTAACATTTTATTCGAGCATTCACAGCGTTTCTATTTAACTgactggtttgtttttttggatttTAAAAATCGGTTTTATTTTAGCATGTCAGTGAagtctttgttgctgtgtgtgaaaacagacaggCCCTCCGGCTGTCATTCCAGGCCCACAGCTTGTAAAGTGGCTGCTGgtacatttgaaatgaatgaaagagtgGAAATGTGTAGTTTTTGTCTCGCTATAAACTGGATCAAATCCATTTTTCTGTGGTTCTGTACCCTCCTAACAACATGTGTGGCCTGGTCAGGTTTTTCCCTTTGCCCCGCACTAATTACAGACACGTCTGCTCACACAGTAATTATACCAGCATCAATAACAACGCGCTGGATGATCCGCGTCAACACATCCTGCCTAGTGTCGAGTTTTAATGTggagaaaagatgagagagagacgCGAACTGCCGTCATATTCACTCGAAAgctgtgcgtttgtgtgtgttggtccaGACAATCCTGAACTCCATGCACAAGTACCAGCCCCGGTTCCACATAGTGCGGGCCAACGACATCCTGAAGCTCCCCTACAGCACCTTCAGGACCTACGTGTTCCCGGAGACCGAGTTCGTGGCTGTGACAGCGTATCAGAACGACAAGGTGAGTCACCGTTCACACTCGACCAACTGCTCTAATATGGCTGTTATACTTTGCATAATAAATGTCCTATATGCGTCCCCTCCCCCACCGCCAACCCCCGAAGACTTAATCTGATTTTGTAGGTCGCCTAATTTCCCTGCAGAGGACTCCCATGTCtcacttgatttttttaattgctgttttGCCTGGTCTTGTGGGCGTAGCAGATATTTCTGACTGGATCCAAATGTGCAGTGTTGTGTGCTGcgtgttgtgttttgttgtgatgCCTCAAACATGACTctttttttattagattttttatACTCTCAAAAAAAAGGCACCTGAAGCCTCTGAGTTTTTGGATTCAACAGAATGTTTGCCGATTTAAACATCGAGCATATTTAAATGGAGGTTttgaatatgtgtgtatttggtgGCATTATTATAAGCCCTTTCGCTGCCTCTTTATCCTCCTCCATGAAGCTAATTGGCGCTTGCGTCCAGGGGGGGCTCGGGGTGAGGGGGGTCTTGTTGTAAAAGTTTATGGCAAAGAGTCACCATCGATTAGAGAGCATTTAAAAAGCTGGtcagcctgcagccacagcgGACAGATGCTGCAGGACACTCTCCCTGCTCAGACAGCAAGCGCCCGAAGCGCCCAGTCCAAGCGCCTCTTAGGGCCTCCAGTAGCCTAGAAGCTCCTACAAGAGCCACACGGGCCCCGGCCGGCTCCGTGCCCATCCGCGGAGCAACACCGGCCTCTTCCACATCAGGACAGATCGGGAAGCAGCAGTGATGCAAACCGCATTATTAATTATTGATATGATAGTCATCTGTTCCAGTATTGCTCCCTCTGCCTTTTTTCTGGGGGAACGGAGGCTTGTGTGGCCCCATAGAGGAATATTTCGTGGCAGAATTTTTCTCCTGGGGCCTATGAGAATAACGCCACATCATTACGCGTGTATTAATAATGCAAATCCGAGGCTGCCGTGGCTCCTGTCCAACACGCTGGTTTCCGTGTGTGTTAATCCAAACACGCCGCTCTCCCAAATACTGGCCAGGTGAacacttcatgttttattctggtTCCATTCCTCTGACATTTATTCcgactttgtgtgtttgacagataACGCAGCTGAAGATAGACAACAACCCTTTTGCCAAAGGCTTCAGAGACACGGGGAACGGAAGGCGAGAGAAAAGGTAGCTCACCACACTGCGCTCTAATGCCATCAAAAtgacctgcatgtgtgtgtattatcaCTATTATCAGTGGTAGCACTATTTGCATTACTATTATCAGTAttactgacaggaaacagctgaccATGCCGTCGCTGCGGATGTATGAAGACCAGTGCAAGACGGACCGGGAGGGCGCGGACTCGGACGCCTCGTCCAGTGAGCCTCCGGCCGGCAGGGACGCCGTCCACTCCCCGCTGGGAGCCGGTTCCAGCCCGCTGAGGTTCAACAGACCCAGTCGAGGTGAGAAacactgtaatttatttttggGCCCATGTATGAGCCGGGATGAATGTTCACTATAGTGTGACATAACGGGTTTGGCCTGCAGTCTTAAGTCCAACCACCCACGGCCATTCACTGGtgtaaaataatcatttaactttagaatttaaatgtaataatttaaaGTGTTAAATTGGCTGAAATATGGTTGTAATTTGGTGGAGGAAAATACCCAACAACGCGAAGGAAATCAATTATTGTCGAATGTtgcagaaatatatttttattgttattattatacatttacGCGGGCCTGTGTGATAACGTGAATTTAGGTGTATTTATGGTGCAGGAGCTGACAGTTTGACAGCTAAACACACCAACATCTATATGTAGTAAATGTGAACAGTAAAATGAGCCTGAATTGAATGAATGACTATAGAAGGTTAAATTCACATTGAAATATAAATGTTCTCATTGAGAGTATACAGTGTGTAAAACTCTTGGGTGGTAGACATTTGAGTTCCAgttatttctaaagaaaaagTTTGATCTAGTTTTGGTTTTTATCTGGTCTGATTTACGTACATTTTTCTAACTATTTGATTTAGCAAAGCATTAATGTGCcctgtttctttatttaaatgtgtggaTTTTTCTAATATGTGCACACTCAAAAGTTTTACACTGGATGACAAATAATACATAGGCTGTTTgagatcaaataaataaataaatactggaaatctacatttaaaaatgcaggCCAGGTgttaattttaaaaattaaaaaatttgAGTGAACATATGGTCGGAAACGTGCAAGGTGGATTTTGAGAGTTAAAAGCTCCCACCAGGCTTacgctgcctgtgtgtgtgtgtaggtcacTGGAGAGATAAATGGCTGGACACTCTGCTCACACCTCTTTTTCCCCAATGTGATTCCTGTGTTGCAGATGATAAAACATGCACTGACAGtgagcaggagctggagcatCATGATGAGCTCTGCACCGGCTCCAGCAGCCCGGCACCTGACCCCGTGTCCCCCTACAGCTCCAGGTGTGAGGAGCGCATGAGGGACAGGCCCAGCATAGAAAAGAAGGATGACTCCATATTCAGTATAAGGAACCTAGAGAAGGACAAAGCGGAGAGCCGGTTCCGGAAGGACACCACGGACGCATTGACAAAGGACTCGGAGGCCGGAGGCATCAGCGCCAGTAAGGACTCCTTTTCCCCGCTCATGGTCCAAACCGAGAGCCCCTCGCACTTCAGCCCGGGCCACTTACAAAGCCTAGCTCTGTCTGGCCTGCACAGTCAGCAGTTCTTTAACCCTCTGAACACCGGATCGCCGCTGTTGTTTCACCCCGGGCAGTTTGCCATGGCCCCCGGAGCCTTCTCTGCTATGGGCATGGGGCATCTATTGGCCTCTGTATCCGGTGCAAGTGGTTTGGAGAATGGTAGCCTCACTGCCCAGGGCACAGGAGGAACCCCCAGCCCCTTCCCCTTCCATCTGTCCCAGCACATGCTCGCCTCTCAGGTAAGCAAGGTCATCCAGTCAGAAAATGATTTAGTTTGCTTGTACACCTGTAGCACTGAGCTAACGTCAGCAGGACAGGCTAACTGGAGCTTTGTGTTGAGAGTGTAGACAGGATTAGGTGTCGAGTCTTACCTTCATAGGACCATAACTGGTAATGTAACCCTCACCTTGCACAGTCCAAtcagagctgtgttttatttagtgCTGATAATTAGCCTGATCGGTGaagcaaacatttgtttttgctgcatgcaaacacaaggATGTAATAATGAAGACAGTCATCAAATGAAAGCTGCTAACATGTTATCAGGCTTCTGTGGAGTGAACTATTCGTAATACGAATTTTACACtcaaagaatgaaaacatttgtagAGTTCATATCAGATCCATCGTATATTTTCACAGAAATCTATTCAGATTATctgaagaaaaatggaaattgaaAATTGGAAAAATGTATTACTCATTTGATTGTTTGACCACTTGACTGTGTGTTCAACTGTGAGCTAAAGTCTGTCCTCTTGCATATTCCAGGGCATCCCCATGCCTCCATTTGGAGGTCTTTTCCCGTACCCCTACACCTACATGGCGGCAGCTGCAGCGGCGGCCTCTGCCTCAGCCCTCCcagccaccagcagctccagcccaCTCTCCAGGAACCCCTTCCTGAGCTCATCCCGGCCTCGGCTCCGCTTCAACCCCTACCAGCTCCCAGTGTCGCTGCCTCAGAGCACCAGCCTGCTCACCACCGGCCTGCAGGGCAGCCTCAACCCAGGCTCTGAATCCTCCAAACCGGGAAGCAGGGAGGCCAGCCCAGCCCCGGAGCACCACAGCAACCACAAGACGAGTGGGTCGAGTGGGAGGACGGCATCTCCCAAAACCTCCATGAAGGACTCTGTGAATGAGCTGCAGAGCATCCAGAGACTGGTGAGCGGCCTGGAGGGCCAGAGGGAACCCTCTCCAACTGCAGACTCTCCCAAGTGATGAAGACTGTCAGTTTGGGATGAAGACGTACCAGAGGACTATAAGTGCATATGTCCTGTACAGCACATTATGGAGACTGGGATGAGACCGATATGGGTCAGTGAAGGCCGATAACTGGCATTTTTCCGAACAAAGCTGCAGATAGAAATTTAGTCCATATAATTaaatttaatctttttaaattCACAATTATTGAGGCTTTCGTCCAGTGCTGACCTGCTAGAAAGGGTGGAAAGCCAGTCAACATTTTGACCTCCATCAGTTTGCAAAACTCTCCCCTGAATCCCAGTGTTTTAGGGCTAGCAGCTCTTGAGGGCGTTTATACCCCCATAGAAACTCTGGGATACATTTCTAcattgataaaataaaaacaataatatacAAACCAACAATTAagtaaatgtagaaaatataCAAGAAAATATACATGGGAACACATTTTGGAGAgggaaacacaaaaataatgtcaagataatgtaaagaaaaatgtgacaactTCATTTCAAGGATGATCAGTTCCACTATAAAAACCTAGTCAAACTTCATCATTTCCATTATATCAGAGGTGGACCACACAAGGCCAGTATCGGCCCCATATATCGGTCTAACCTGCCTGAGGGCCTTCAGCTCCACAGACTGAGCGGCGCACAGCGGAGAGTGTGTGTTGAGTTTGGTTGACTTGAAGCATTTGAGCATCCAGGCCTGGTTTGTAAACAGCGAGCCGAGCCCTGAACAGGAGGCTCACCACGCCGACAGGCAGGTCTCAAGCTGCATCCAAAAAACGCTTTCCAGGCCTGATTATTTCAAGAGGCATGGAGGGAGCGAcagaaggaagaaggaacagGTATCATTTCATGCCAGAAAAATTCTCTCGGAGCTATTTATGTaattaaagataaaacaaattCTGTAAATAAAGCTAAGATCCAAGAATATGCAATTGGTATTAATTTATTCAAGGCTGTATATTAGCGTGTATATATTTCGAATTTAACtcgttgcttttttttcctcctcatcctctccccCATTTTACATgaacatatactgtaaatgaaagCTATTTAGCGCTTGTTGGTTTGAGAAACTGTGTATGAAGCATTGCTGATTTTTAGAAGACGTGTGTGCCATGTTTTAGTCTGCATCCACCGACAAATagagaggaacagagaaagAGCTCCACATGGATTCAAAAACACCTCAGGTTATTTCACTCCAGCCAGGAGACATTCAAAGCAATTCCTCCTATGGGCGCATCATTCTTATCTAttcataaatatatttaaaatgaaagtatCTTGTTTATGCTGGTTGtccgggttttttttttttttgtctcacaaTTTCAATAAAAAATCGTTGTGCTGAAATATTGCAAGCGCATCATTATTCTCACCATTattattgctttttattgttgttctaATCTAATCTGTTAAAAGCAAAACAGCGAATTTATAGATTATTTTGTagattattttaaatgaagtcGTCCATGGTTTTACACACCTATAGCGACACACACGTGGCAGGAGCGCCCTCTGTCGGCCAAATATTAAACAGGACACGGGGCAGGTTCTGCATGTGATTGGTTGAATTTTATAAGAAAACGTTATTGGGTTTAAATCTGGCTATTAAATCTTCATTTAAATAAGATGGGAAAATTGTGGGTATAATTTGTTTGTGGAACTTTTGCGGAAAAGTTACAGCTCTGAATATAAATTATGTTTGATCATGTTAGGAATTAATTGGACCAATGGAATAAGAGACTGATGATATTATTTTTCCGTTATTTCTATCAGTTGTACAGCGGTAGAAGCAGCAGTAGTAATAGCAGCGGGTGTCTATTAATTGTTATTTCTGTGAAATCGGGTCTCCTGCGCGCACCGCCGTCCGGGTCTATTTTGAGCAGGTCCTCAGTCACCGTCAATCGGCATTTCCTTCAGTATTGTGTACCCGACTGTATTTTTAGAAAGAGTCGAGTAATGTAAGTATTTATAGGAAGAGCTTTCTCTGCTGCGCTCACACACATCCTCTGCAGCCTGAGACACACTTCAGCTGCTCCCTGTTACCGCAGGGACCGTGGAGCCGGTCCGGCACCAGCCTACATGTAATATGGTTTTATTTCCACAATTCACATTATGGCTTTCAATAAGCTAAAAAGCCCATGTCACGTGTTCAGGGGTTAGACATCAAGTCCAGCACCGGATAATTATTATTAGCTAGATTTCTCTtataatacaaatatatatatttttattctacacacaaacattagAATCCTTGTGTTTAAAGCGtttgtcttcagtgtttggTACCAGTGTCATAATATgaaccactgtgtgtgtgtgtgtgtgtgtgcgcgcgcgctgCGGCCTGTGCTGACGCATGatgctgcagcactgtgtgtgtgactgtgtgtgtgtctcggtTTAAAGGGTTAAGAAGGGGGAGTTTAGGGCAGCAGACAGCCTTTTGTCCAGGACCCGGCGCCTGTCGCCTGCCTGCCGGCCACAGCCTCCACACCGCCCCGCTTCCTAATTAGAGAGCCCCCCTCCCCGCCCCTCcccttcttcattttcttttctttctgcagcgATAATCACAAAACTCTCATTCTATTACGGGGCCATTGTTGCCACTCTGTTATCTTCAATTAACAGAGAGGGCGACTCGACCTCGCACTCTGGGAGAAAAAAGTATTTGTctaaatcaatcagtcaatgaGTGATCAATAGGCTCCTGTGGAGGCCCTGTGGATCATAACTAATGACTGGTGACGGCGTGGGGTAAAAAGGCCAAGATTATTCACAACTTTGTTAAATGATCAGTGTAGGCCTACAGTATGTTGTTATTTAAGCTTTTGTAGGCCAAGAGAAGAAGGTACACAGTTCACGTcaacacagaagacaaacagcacCTTTCCTGGTTTGACTGTGTGAAGCCTAAACAACATGACAGAAGGCTGGCCTGCACTCCCTATCTCCTCTCCTTATCTCTGGAGTCTGGAGGGATCCAGCCTCACATCAGCCTCA
It encodes:
- the tbx2b gene encoding T-box transcription factor TBX2b isoform X4, with protein sequence MRDPVFTGTAMAYHPFHAHRPTDFPMSAFLAAAQPSFFPALSLPPGALTKPIADHGLAGAAEAGLHPALSHHQAAHLRSMKSLEPEEEVDDDPKVTLEAKDLWDQFHKLGTEMVITKSGRRMFPPFKVRINGLDKKAKYILLMDIVAADDCRYKFHNSRWMVAGKADPEMPKRMYIHPDSPATGEQWMAKPVAFHKLKLTNNISDKHGFTILNSMHKYQPRFHIVRANDILKLPYSTFRTYVFPETEFVAVTAYQNDKITQLKIDNNPFAKGFRDTGNGRREKRKQLTMPSLRMYEDQCKTDREGADSDASSSEPPAGRDAVHSPLGAGSSPLRFNRPSRDDKTCTDSEQELEHHDELCTGSSSPAPDPVSPYSSRCEERMRDRPSIEKKDDSIFSIRNLEKDKAESRFRKDTTDALTKDSEAGGISASKDSFSPLMVQTESPSHFSPGHLQSLALSGLHSQQFFNPLNTGSPLLFHPGQFAMAPGAFSAMGMGHLLASVSGASGLENGSLTAQGTGGTPSPFPFHLSQHMLASQGIPMPPFGGLFPYPYTYMAAAAAAASASALPATSSSSPLSRNPFLSSSRPRLRFNPYQLPVSLPQSTSLLTTGLQGSLNPGSESSKPGSREASPAPEHHSNHKTSGSSGRTASPKTSMKDSVNELQSIQRLVSGLEGQREPSPTADSPK
- the tbx2b gene encoding T-box transcription factor TBX2b isoform X2; the encoded protein is MRDPVFTGTAMAYHPFHAHRPTDFPMSAFLAAAQPSFFPALSLPPGALTKPIADHGLAGAAEAGLHPALSHHQAAHLRSMKSLEPEEEVDDDPKVTLEAKDLWDQFHKLGTEMVITKSGRRMFPPFKVRINGLDKKAKYILLMDIVAADDCRYKFHNSRWMVAGKADPEMPKRMYIHPDSPATGEQWMAKPVAFHKLKLTNNISDKHGFTILNSMHKYQPRFHIVRANDILKLPYSTFRTYVFPETEFVAVTAYQNDKITQLKIDNNPFAKGFRDTGNGRREKSITDRKQLTMPSLRMYEDQCKTDREGADSDASSSEPPAGRDAVHSPLGAGSSPLRFNRPSRDDKTCTDSEQELEHHDELCTGSSSPAPDPVSPYSSRCEERMRDRPSIEKKDDSIFSIRNLEKDKAESRFRKDTTDALTKDSEAGGISASKDSFSPLMVQTESPSHFSPGHLQSLALSGLHSQQFFNPLNTGSPLLFHPGQFAMAPGAFSAMGMGHLLASVSGASGLENGSLTAQGTGGTPSPFPFHLSQHMLASQGIPMPPFGGLFPYPYTYMAAAAAAASASALPATSSSSPLSRNPFLSSSRPRLRFNPYQLPVSLPQSTSLLTTGLQGSLNPGSESSKPGSREASPAPEHHSNHKTSGSSGRTASPKTSMKDSVNELQSIQRLVSGLEGQREPSPTADSPK
- the tbx2b gene encoding T-box transcription factor TBX2b isoform X1, yielding MRDPVFTGTAMAYHPFHAHRPTDFPMSAFLAAAQPSFFPALSLPPGALTKPIADHGLAGAAEAGLHPALSHHQAAHLRSMKSLEPEEEVDDDPKVTLEAKDLWDQFHKLGTEMVITKSGRRMFPPFKVRINGLDKKAKYILLMDIVAADDCRYKFHNSRWMVAGKADPEMPKRMYIHPDSPATGEQWMAKPVAFHKLKLTNNISDKHGFVQTILNSMHKYQPRFHIVRANDILKLPYSTFRTYVFPETEFVAVTAYQNDKITQLKIDNNPFAKGFRDTGNGRREKSITDRKQLTMPSLRMYEDQCKTDREGADSDASSSEPPAGRDAVHSPLGAGSSPLRFNRPSRDDKTCTDSEQELEHHDELCTGSSSPAPDPVSPYSSRCEERMRDRPSIEKKDDSIFSIRNLEKDKAESRFRKDTTDALTKDSEAGGISASKDSFSPLMVQTESPSHFSPGHLQSLALSGLHSQQFFNPLNTGSPLLFHPGQFAMAPGAFSAMGMGHLLASVSGASGLENGSLTAQGTGGTPSPFPFHLSQHMLASQGIPMPPFGGLFPYPYTYMAAAAAAASASALPATSSSSPLSRNPFLSSSRPRLRFNPYQLPVSLPQSTSLLTTGLQGSLNPGSESSKPGSREASPAPEHHSNHKTSGSSGRTASPKTSMKDSVNELQSIQRLVSGLEGQREPSPTADSPK
- the tbx2b gene encoding T-box transcription factor TBX2b isoform X3, translated to MRDPVFTGTAMAYHPFHAHRPTDFPMSAFLAAAQPSFFPALSLPPGALTKPIADHGLAGAAEAGLHPALSHHQAAHLRSMKSLEPEEEVDDDPKVTLEAKDLWDQFHKLGTEMVITKSGRRMFPPFKVRINGLDKKAKYILLMDIVAADDCRYKFHNSRWMVAGKADPEMPKRMYIHPDSPATGEQWMAKPVAFHKLKLTNNISDKHGFVQTILNSMHKYQPRFHIVRANDILKLPYSTFRTYVFPETEFVAVTAYQNDKITQLKIDNNPFAKGFRDTGNGRREKRKQLTMPSLRMYEDQCKTDREGADSDASSSEPPAGRDAVHSPLGAGSSPLRFNRPSRDDKTCTDSEQELEHHDELCTGSSSPAPDPVSPYSSRCEERMRDRPSIEKKDDSIFSIRNLEKDKAESRFRKDTTDALTKDSEAGGISASKDSFSPLMVQTESPSHFSPGHLQSLALSGLHSQQFFNPLNTGSPLLFHPGQFAMAPGAFSAMGMGHLLASVSGASGLENGSLTAQGTGGTPSPFPFHLSQHMLASQGIPMPPFGGLFPYPYTYMAAAAAAASASALPATSSSSPLSRNPFLSSSRPRLRFNPYQLPVSLPQSTSLLTTGLQGSLNPGSESSKPGSREASPAPEHHSNHKTSGSSGRTASPKTSMKDSVNELQSIQRLVSGLEGQREPSPTADSPK